A single region of the Psychrobacter alimentarius genome encodes:
- a CDS encoding Trp family transcriptional regulator, whose amino-acid sequence MNTDPYQSLLTHLATCHDKSDIEVLLTALLTEKEQHEIANRIRIFDLLERGVTQRDISEQLGVGIATVSRGAKAIQHHDVSALLATHRKGQ is encoded by the coding sequence ATGAATACTGATCCCTATCAAAGCCTTCTGACCCATTTAGCCACTTGTCACGACAAGTCTGATATCGAAGTATTATTGACAGCGCTACTGACGGAGAAAGAGCAGCACGAGATTGCGAATCGTATCCGTATTTTTGACTTGCTTGAACGCGGTGTCACCCAGCGTGATATTTCTGAGCAATTGGGCGTTGGTATTGCGACCGTCTCACGAGGGGCCAAAGCCATTCAACACCATGATGTTAGTGCTTTATTAGCCACACACAGAAAAGGTCAGTAA
- a CDS encoding iron chelate uptake ABC transporter family permease subunit, which produces MFSSSTPSAAQKSDTDKGHGASTTWQKHLAQFWAFIVDHPKSVASIILVIAMTLFLTLNVNGYWDFALPLRGKKLLALMVVGYAIGVSTLLFQTLTHNPILTPSLLGFDSLYVLLQSVLVFFLGAISFTIIDPIAKFMLEIFLMFGASMLLFQLLFSKTSQDLTRLILVGVIFGVLFRSLSALIARLINPDDFVVVQSASYAQFNTVNPQLLGISVIICVITGLFVWRWRYQCDVLMLGKAQATNLGINYQRLAFGLLTVIAVLVATATALVGPVTFFGLLVCALTNRLARNMYHSERLILVSLVAMICLVLGQTIFEQILGMAGVLSVVIELAGGLVFLLLIFMTKHR; this is translated from the coding sequence ATGTTTTCATCGTCTACGCCTAGCGCTGCACAAAAGAGCGACACAGATAAGGGTCATGGCGCTTCTACCACTTGGCAAAAACATCTTGCTCAATTTTGGGCGTTCATAGTTGATCATCCAAAGTCCGTCGCCTCTATCATATTAGTGATTGCGATGACGTTATTTTTGACACTCAACGTTAATGGATATTGGGATTTTGCCCTACCCCTACGCGGTAAAAAACTGCTGGCTTTGATGGTGGTCGGATACGCTATCGGCGTGTCAACCTTACTGTTTCAAACCTTGACACACAATCCTATTTTGACGCCTTCTCTATTGGGCTTCGACTCCCTATATGTCTTGCTGCAAAGCGTGCTGGTTTTTTTCTTGGGTGCCATCAGCTTCACCATTATCGATCCTATTGCCAAATTTATGCTTGAGATTTTTCTCATGTTTGGCGCATCCATGTTGTTGTTCCAACTGTTATTTTCAAAAACCAGCCAAGATTTGACGCGCCTGATATTGGTAGGTGTTATCTTCGGGGTGTTGTTTCGTAGTTTGTCAGCCTTGATTGCACGGCTGATTAATCCTGATGATTTCGTCGTGGTACAGTCGGCCAGCTACGCTCAATTTAATACCGTCAATCCACAACTGCTTGGCATCAGCGTGATTATTTGCGTCATCACGGGCTTGTTTGTTTGGCGTTGGCGTTATCAATGCGATGTATTAATGCTAGGCAAAGCGCAAGCCACCAATCTTGGCATTAACTATCAACGTCTGGCCTTTGGGCTGCTTACTGTCATCGCAGTATTAGTCGCTACGGCTACTGCACTCGTCGGACCAGTGACCTTTTTTGGTTTGTTGGTTTGTGCTCTTACCAATCGTCTTGCTCGCAATATGTATCATAGTGAGCGGTTAATACTGGTCAGCTTAGTTGCGATGATTTGTCTGGTGCTTGGTCAAACCATATTTGAGCAAATACTGGGTATGGCAGGCGTATTGTCAGTCGTTATCGAATTAGCAGGCGGTCTGGTATTTTTATTATTGATTTTTATGACCAAACATCGTTAA
- a CDS encoding anthranilate synthase component I family protein has translation MSSFHATPVQPTLIDIPSKPQRIKLTQDIDFFALFKRIEREFDICYLLESLGEDSHISRHHAIGFDPIMTIAAIDRTTLAITDNKTAETTHYQTDNPYELLRKITPQHVIARDQSGGLVGYLGYDCVNFFEPSLNAKSSEDFEPFKFGVYLDGLTLDKMTGEIFYFYYPTTQQDNRIEQIKSLLDAPIPSYEPPSVEFLGDGMSQEDHAKAVMQVKEDIVSGRIFQCEVGFKSKYRIAGDKMPIYEKLRAVNPSPHMYFMKFSQQCIIGASPELLFRLRQGEMETYPLAGTAKRGVDVIEDRKLARALLNDAKEIAEHNMLVDLHRNDIGRVAQFGTVKVRSLMDIKRFSHVQHISSEIVGILHPNEDMFSALASNFPAGTLSGAPKIEAIKVINELEPDGRGAYGGALGSFNFNGDCIFAIPIRSLFINGESAYAQTCGGNVYDSNPADEYLEIQRKLSAMKVVLDSFMNP, from the coding sequence ATGAGCTCTTTTCATGCTACACCTGTACAGCCAACACTGATTGATATCCCTAGTAAGCCGCAACGCATAAAACTGACGCAAGATATCGATTTTTTTGCGTTATTCAAGCGTATTGAGCGCGAGTTTGATATCTGTTATTTGCTTGAGTCACTGGGCGAAGACAGTCATATTTCACGCCATCATGCTATTGGTTTTGATCCTATTATGACCATTGCGGCTATTGATCGCACCACGCTTGCCATTACTGACAATAAAACGGCAGAAACCACGCATTATCAAACTGATAATCCTTATGAGCTGCTGCGTAAGATCACCCCGCAGCATGTGATTGCGCGCGATCAAAGTGGCGGTCTGGTCGGCTATTTGGGCTACGACTGTGTGAATTTCTTTGAGCCCAGTCTCAATGCTAAGTCGAGCGAGGACTTTGAGCCGTTTAAGTTTGGGGTCTATTTGGATGGTCTGACGCTAGATAAAATGACGGGTGAGATTTTTTATTTTTATTATCCGACCACGCAACAAGACAATCGTATTGAGCAAATCAAAAGCTTACTGGATGCCCCTATACCAAGCTACGAGCCGCCCAGCGTCGAATTCTTGGGTGATGGCATGAGTCAAGAAGACCATGCAAAAGCGGTCATGCAAGTCAAAGAAGACATCGTCTCTGGGCGTATTTTTCAGTGCGAAGTGGGGTTTAAGTCTAAATACCGTATCGCTGGCGACAAGATGCCCATTTATGAAAAACTCCGAGCTGTTAATCCATCACCGCACATGTACTTTATGAAGTTTAGCCAGCAATGTATTATTGGCGCCTCTCCTGAGTTATTGTTCCGCTTGCGTCAAGGCGAGATGGAAACCTATCCTTTAGCAGGAACAGCCAAACGCGGCGTCGATGTGATCGAGGATCGCAAACTTGCCCGCGCACTACTCAATGATGCTAAAGAAATTGCTGAGCACAATATGCTGGTCGATCTGCATCGCAATGATATTGGCCGTGTGGCACAATTTGGTACAGTAAAAGTGCGCAGTTTGATGGACATCAAGCGCTTCTCTCACGTACAACATATCTCCTCTGAAATCGTTGGTATCTTACATCCCAATGAAGATATGTTCAGTGCGCTTGCCAGCAATTTCCCTGCAGGCACTCTATCAGGGGCGCCAAAAATTGAGGCCATCAAAGTGATCAACGAGCTGGAACCAGACGGTCGCGGTGCTTACGGCGGTGCATTAGGCTCGTTCAATTTTAACGGTGACTGCATTTTTGCCATTCCTATTCGCAGTCTGTTTATCAATGGCGAATCGGCCTACGCGCAAACGTGTGGCGGCAATGTCTACGACTCCAATCCAGCCGATGAGTATTTAGAAATTCAGCGTAAACTGTCAGCGATGAAAGTGGTCTTAGACAGCTTTATGAACCCATAA
- a CDS encoding siderophore ABC transporter substrate-binding protein, producing MSLTLFSNRSPLPLFKRPLLTVVITALIATVSVTGCSSPESNDSEPADANTENPTADAASNVANNDAVSAQTVSVDTVKGKVDLAINPSPFVVYDMSLLQDLAALDVAVDGMPSNLRLDNLQAKTQPEPKSVGTVFEPDLEALNAMKPQAILVGSRMAEKYDALSSIAPTLDMTIDTTKIYESSKQRLHDLGALFGKSDQAAKLQGDIDSLIDETKVLTKDKGTGLVVMVNGNKMSAYGEKSRFGFIHTVLGVPMADNQIKDASHGQPVSFEYLQKTNPDWLFIIDRSAAIGEDGAGAKAVLDNPLVAQTNAWSKDQVVYLSPDSYLAFGGYYQWIKDLTTIKDAFAAAK from the coding sequence ATGTCTCTTACTTTGTTTTCTAATCGCTCCCCGCTTCCTTTATTCAAGCGTCCGTTATTGACTGTGGTTATAACAGCACTTATAGCGACGGTTAGTGTGACAGGCTGTAGTTCACCTGAGTCTAACGATTCTGAGCCTGCAGATGCCAACACTGAAAACCCGACTGCTGATGCCGCCTCGAATGTTGCCAATAATGACGCTGTTTCTGCTCAAACTGTCTCAGTAGACACGGTAAAAGGAAAGGTTGATTTGGCGATCAACCCTTCACCCTTTGTTGTTTATGACATGAGTCTGTTACAAGATTTGGCCGCACTTGATGTGGCCGTTGATGGTATGCCAAGCAACCTGAGATTAGATAATTTACAGGCAAAAACACAGCCTGAACCCAAAAGTGTCGGTACTGTTTTTGAGCCGGATCTTGAAGCGTTGAACGCGATGAAGCCACAAGCTATTTTAGTTGGCTCACGTATGGCCGAAAAATATGATGCCTTGTCAAGTATCGCTCCAACACTTGATATGACCATTGATACCACAAAAATCTATGAATCCAGTAAACAGCGTTTGCATGACTTGGGTGCTTTGTTTGGCAAAAGTGATCAAGCGGCAAAATTGCAAGGAGACATTGACAGTCTTATTGATGAAACTAAAGTCTTGACCAAGGATAAAGGGACAGGCTTGGTTGTGATGGTCAATGGCAATAAAATGTCCGCTTATGGTGAAAAATCACGTTTCGGATTCATACATACCGTACTGGGTGTACCTATGGCAGATAATCAGATTAAAGATGCCAGTCATGGTCAGCCTGTCTCTTTTGAGTATTTACAAAAGACCAATCCAGACTGGTTATTTATCATTGATCGTAGTGCTGCCATTGGTGAAGATGGTGCAGGTGCCAAAGCCGTATTAGACAATCCATTGGTTGCGCAAACCAATGCGTGGAGTAAGGATCAAGTGGTCTACCTTAGCCCAGACTCTTATCTTGCTTTTGGTGGGTATTACCAGTGGATTAAAGATTTGACCACGATTAAAGATGCGTTTGCTGCTGCCAAATAA
- a CDS encoding ABC transporter permease codes for MSLFSHRAHTSVKPSSSLSAASSNWQREADKALITKPRRAAIPPWLINLGSLILMGLLVLLSLSIGVADFSWSGIFHSLLNHSANSDSSLLLVSRIPRTLAIILTGVAMAVAGMIIQVVLKNRFVEPSMVGATQSAALGLLVVSLLFPASALIIKMGVATFSAVIGMMVFMALIHRIPPTDFLMIPLIGIVFGGIIEAVTTFIAYQTETLQMLSVWQFGDFSGVLAGRYELLWLTGGLCVLAYIIADKLTIVGLGDNIALNLGISKRQVTWLGVGMVAMMSAVVVVTVGMIPFIGLVVPNIVSRLMGDKLRRSLPAVALLGASAVLLCDIIGRSIHYPFEVPVATVFGVVGTVLFLWLLLRAPAEQ; via the coding sequence ATGTCGTTATTCTCACATCGTGCTCATACCAGCGTGAAACCCAGCTCATCTTTGTCAGCAGCTTCATCCAACTGGCAAAGAGAGGCTGATAAAGCCTTAATTACCAAACCTCGACGTGCCGCCATACCACCTTGGTTAATCAACCTAGGTAGCCTCATTCTTATGGGGCTTTTGGTTTTATTGAGTTTATCTATCGGTGTGGCAGATTTTTCGTGGTCAGGTATTTTTCACAGCTTACTCAACCATAGCGCCAATTCTGATAGCTCGCTTCTTCTTGTCAGCCGGATACCACGTACCCTTGCCATTATATTGACAGGGGTTGCAATGGCAGTGGCTGGAATGATCATCCAAGTGGTACTAAAAAACCGCTTCGTTGAGCCTTCTATGGTCGGTGCTACCCAAAGTGCAGCTCTTGGGTTATTGGTAGTCAGCCTATTGTTCCCAGCGAGCGCCCTCATCATAAAAATGGGCGTGGCTACCTTCTCGGCCGTCATTGGCATGATGGTTTTTATGGCGCTCATTCACCGTATCCCGCCCACTGATTTTTTAATGATTCCACTCATTGGCATCGTTTTTGGCGGTATCATTGAGGCTGTGACGACCTTTATTGCATATCAAACCGAGACATTACAGATGCTCAGCGTTTGGCAGTTTGGAGATTTTTCAGGTGTTTTGGCAGGTCGTTATGAGTTGCTATGGCTGACTGGTGGGTTGTGCGTTCTTGCTTATATTATCGCTGATAAACTGACCATCGTCGGGCTGGGCGACAACATCGCGTTGAACCTAGGCATTAGCAAGCGCCAAGTCACTTGGCTTGGTGTTGGTATGGTGGCCATGATGAGTGCGGTGGTCGTGGTGACTGTTGGTATGATTCCCTTTATTGGGTTGGTGGTGCCCAATATCGTCAGCCGATTGATGGGGGATAAGTTACGTCGCAGTTTACCAGCCGTCGCCTTGTTGGGGGCATCAGCCGTCCTACTGTGCGATATTATCGGACGCTCTATTCATTATCCATTTGAAGTGCCTGTCGCGACTGTGTTTGGCGTGGTCGGTACGGTGCTGTTCTTATGGTTGCTGCTGCGCGCCCCTGCTGAGCAATAA
- a CDS encoding lysozyme inhibitor LprI family protein produces the protein MMRVFHRCRFRLSKQAGVSVSLLLAASFSTAVVPVEANFVLGMDVQGQRLNLYEDCEEGSVTCDNMLLVAPDLQRLWHIKPYDKSIDKSPYSVKLYPAKTKHSLCNDGVTPCGFQGYQFEGNGIKGFINPIDKKIHAGNEWTLDGSSVTYKENSTYLPLVSQAALIDSKYTASDKALNKSYQIARNEVRRLYGERMEAGLKQEQIQWIKQRSKECGANAQHQPRTQAEKVCFIRKNDSREKDYFLWID, from the coding sequence ATGATGCGTGTCTTTCACCGATGTAGGTTTCGCTTATCAAAACAGGCTGGCGTTAGTGTCAGTCTTTTATTAGCCGCGTCTTTTAGTACAGCCGTAGTACCTGTAGAAGCAAACTTTGTATTAGGAATGGATGTACAAGGGCAACGCCTGAACCTTTATGAAGACTGCGAAGAAGGCAGCGTGACGTGCGATAACATGCTACTGGTTGCCCCTGATTTGCAGCGCTTGTGGCATATAAAGCCATACGATAAGAGTATCGATAAGTCGCCCTATAGCGTCAAACTTTACCCTGCCAAGACCAAGCATAGCTTATGTAACGATGGCGTGACGCCATGTGGCTTTCAGGGTTATCAGTTTGAAGGTAACGGTATTAAAGGCTTTATAAACCCTATCGATAAAAAGATACATGCAGGCAATGAGTGGACGCTAGATGGTAGTTCCGTCACTTATAAAGAAAACTCGACCTATCTACCATTGGTTTCGCAAGCGGCTCTTATTGATAGTAAATATACTGCATCCGATAAAGCGTTAAATAAAAGCTATCAAATAGCACGAAATGAGGTCAGGCGGTTATATGGCGAGCGTATGGAGGCTGGCTTGAAGCAAGAACAGATTCAATGGATCAAACAGCGCTCAAAAGAATGCGGTGCCAATGCTCAGCATCAACCAAGAACGCAGGCCGAAAAAGTCTGCTTTATTCGAAAAAATGACAGCCGAGAAAAAGACTACTTTTTATGGATTGATTAG
- a CDS encoding energy transducer TonB — MSSTDLEAPSRKLLFAAIIIVLALHVLTVIALAAIKTPELKVENKNDASPIEIELVSLPAETATPVAEVKAAPKEEPRPPVVEQPQPEPKPVEQPKPKNPAKPVVKETKVQPKATPKEPVKKQETKEKPKEPLVDPKIAEAAANEQRKLIAARAERAAQQAQAQAAREAQANRDAQAQAAREAQAQAARDAQADRAAAEAKAAKEAAARAQADAAAKAAAAASNTPVNFTATNANWASAPNFSFPDRAARRASPGDVLEVVLVLRVNKQGGIDSVNVAKSSGNTLLDKEAQRQVRSGKFKPFMKNGVPVVGNVTLPIAYKVP; from the coding sequence ATGAGTTCAACGGATTTAGAAGCGCCATCACGTAAACTGTTATTCGCAGCTATCATTATAGTTTTGGCGTTGCATGTGTTGACGGTGATCGCATTAGCGGCTATCAAAACTCCTGAATTAAAAGTTGAAAATAAAAATGACGCATCACCTATTGAGATAGAGCTTGTATCGTTACCAGCTGAAACGGCGACACCAGTGGCAGAAGTAAAGGCTGCTCCTAAGGAGGAACCGAGACCTCCAGTTGTAGAGCAGCCGCAGCCAGAACCTAAGCCTGTCGAACAACCTAAGCCAAAAAACCCAGCAAAGCCAGTAGTGAAAGAAACGAAGGTTCAGCCTAAAGCAACACCTAAAGAACCAGTAAAAAAACAAGAAACTAAAGAAAAGCCAAAAGAGCCATTGGTAGATCCCAAGATCGCTGAGGCTGCTGCGAATGAGCAACGCAAACTCATCGCGGCACGAGCAGAAAGGGCCGCTCAACAAGCGCAGGCGCAGGCTGCTCGCGAAGCCCAAGCAAATCGTGACGCGCAAGCGCAAGCTGCCCGTGAGGCTCAAGCTCAAGCTGCGAGAGATGCGCAGGCTGATAGAGCTGCGGCAGAGGCAAAAGCTGCAAAAGAAGCCGCCGCGCGTGCACAGGCTGATGCGGCCGCTAAAGCAGCAGCTGCGGCCAGTAATACACCAGTGAATTTTACCGCGACCAATGCCAACTGGGCATCTGCACCAAACTTTAGCTTCCCTGATCGTGCTGCTCGTAGAGCCAGCCCAGGTGATGTGTTAGAAGTGGTCTTGGTATTAAGAGTGAATAAGCAGGGTGGTATTGATAGTGTCAATGTTGCTAAGTCATCAGGTAACACGCTGCTAGACAAAGAAGCCCAACGCCAAGTACGTTCTGGTAAATTTAAACCATTTATGAAAAATGGTGTACCAGTTGTCGGCAACGTGACACTACCGATTGCTTATAAAGTACCGTAA
- a CDS encoding anthranilate synthase component II, translating to MNVLIIDNYDSFTFNLYQYIGEILQTMDDSQAANVIVKRNNEITLADVQAMNLDRIIISPGPGAPDDPAYFGVCSEVIEVMGKTTPLLGVCLGMQGIAHVFGGDVVRASLPMHGKVSSIRHDGTGIYQGLPQELEIMRYHSLMVKADTLPECLAATAVVANDDHNTLSLSESALAGDEIMGLQHKDYPIQGVQFHPESFATEGAKRLLTNFLQQV from the coding sequence ATGAATGTTTTAATTATCGACAACTACGACTCGTTTACTTTTAATCTTTATCAATACATTGGTGAGATTCTACAAACCATGGACGACAGTCAAGCGGCAAACGTCATCGTCAAACGCAATAACGAGATTACCTTAGCCGATGTGCAAGCGATGAACTTGGATCGAATCATTATCTCGCCCGGCCCTGGTGCGCCAGACGATCCTGCTTATTTTGGTGTGTGTAGTGAGGTGATCGAAGTCATGGGCAAGACGACGCCATTATTGGGCGTTTGCTTAGGGATGCAGGGCATCGCTCATGTGTTTGGCGGCGACGTGGTTCGTGCCAGCCTACCGATGCATGGCAAGGTCTCATCGATTCGCCATGATGGTACTGGTATCTACCAAGGCTTGCCACAAGAGCTTGAAATCATGCGTTATCACTCACTAATGGTGAAAGCGGACACGCTACCTGAATGCTTGGCGGCCACAGCCGTCGTCGCCAATGATGATCATAACACTCTAAGCTTGAGTGAATCGGCATTGGCTGGTGACGAGATTATGGGACTACAGCACAAAGACTATCCCATTCAAGGAGTGCAATTTCATCCTGAATCCTTTGCAACTGAAGGGGCCAAACGTTTGCTCACGAACTTTTTACAGCAGGTATGA
- a CDS encoding iron ABC transporter ATP-binding protein — MIKIDNISYHIGKQQILNDVTLSLPSAQVIALIGPNGAGKSTLFSVMSRLQPIQSGQVCFGEHDIATCHAKTLSKTVAMLGQENQVQGRLRVHELLMFGRYPYHQGQPTANDQQKVQEIIERFELTSLADRFLSTLSGGQRQRVLIAMIVCQDTPYLLLDEPLNNLDMYHAGRLMRELREVSHSQQKTVVIVLHDINQAAQFADTVVTMKAGQVMAVGKPVDVLTKETMKALYNVDVTVLNHQGRPVIVDTV, encoded by the coding sequence ATGATTAAAATAGATAATATCTCGTACCATATTGGCAAACAGCAAATCTTAAATGACGTGACATTGTCATTGCCAAGCGCGCAAGTTATCGCATTGATTGGCCCCAATGGTGCGGGTAAATCTACTTTATTTTCTGTTATGTCACGCTTGCAACCTATACAGTCAGGACAGGTCTGCTTCGGTGAACACGATATTGCCACTTGCCATGCGAAAACATTATCTAAAACGGTTGCGATGCTTGGACAAGAGAATCAGGTACAAGGGCGATTGCGTGTGCATGAGCTACTGATGTTCGGACGCTATCCTTATCATCAGGGGCAGCCCACTGCTAACGACCAGCAAAAGGTACAAGAAATCATCGAGCGCTTTGAGCTGACTTCTTTGGCTGATCGGTTTTTATCAACCTTGTCGGGTGGTCAGCGCCAACGAGTATTGATTGCGATGATCGTTTGCCAAGATACGCCTTATTTGTTGCTAGATGAACCGCTTAATAACTTGGACATGTATCATGCGGGCCGTTTGATGCGTGAGCTACGAGAGGTCAGTCATAGTCAACAAAAAACCGTGGTGATTGTTCTCCATGATATCAATCAAGCGGCACAATTTGCTGATACCGTAGTCACGATGAAAGCAGGACAAGTGATGGCGGTTGGCAAGCCCGTCGATGTTCTGACCAAAGAGACCATGAAAGCGCTCTATAACGTTGATGTCACCGTCCTAAATCATCAAGGTCGGCCAGTGATTGTCGATACGGTGTAA